In Rhizoctonia solani chromosome 6, complete sequence, the sequence TCGGAGCGACATTTGATCACCATCCTGCTCGCCAAACCGCTACGTTTGTCAAGGAGACCACTGGTCATCCTGCTACAAACCCGACACCCGACAGGTGGACGTTTGACGAAGAGGTCTACAGCTTCACCACTGATCCTCGCAAGCTGGGTGCCAAACTGCTGTTTTCAGTCGACGAATCCACGTACAAAGGTATGTCCCTCACCCCCCGTTCTCTTCTCCATCGTTCCTCACGACTGACACATCCTGCTTCCAGAAAACAATGTCGTAGCAGCCCAAGGAAAACCTCACCCAATCGGTAAGCCTTCTTCGACCTTTGATGATATTTCAAATATCTTATTCTCTCAATCCAGCGTGGTACCAAGACTACGCTGCCGGCGCCGTCATCAAAACCGGTGGTCCCGGCCCAGGCGTCCCCGGTCGCTCGTTCTACTCTTCCCTGGGACACAACAACTCTACGTGGATGGACAGCACATTTATGAAGCACGTCATGGGCGGTCTAACCTGGACTCTTGCGTCCAACACGACCCGCGTCGCTTCCGGCCTGTACGGTGGTGCGGAGCCCACGGTCCATACTGGCGCGTCGAGCAATGTGACTTCGGCCGCTGTTGCCGCGTGGGCTCCTGTTTTGGGATCGGACCAGACGGCGCCCCCGCCTCCTCCGCCCAAGACGACTCCGACCTCGAGCGCAGGGCCCGAGTCTACTAGCGGAGCCAATacgtcgtcgtcgtcttctGCTGGTGTACGACCGGGTATGCAGTTGGGTGCATGGGGCGTTGTAGCTGGTGCATTGGGGGCTGTTTTCGCTCTTTCGCTCTAGTCTCGTGTCCCTTGGACAAGACAGTTTTTTGGAACTTTTTGAACTATTGACGATGGTTTAGTGACAATGTCTTTCACTGTATGGGATGTATCATTCTGATGTCATGTCCCCTTTTTTTCTTGTCTCTCGATGTACATTTGACCCACTCGAGACGCGCCTCTCGTTTACCCCTATGCATTCACTTTTTGGGaatttttttgttttgtatGGGCTGTTAGTGTTGTTCATTTAAATTGTATCATTTTTGAGgcatttttttttcttgaGGGGCGGGTGGGGCTAGTTTGGGCAAAGCGAGTGTCGAGCGGAGTTTCATGCGTCGGACTAATCTGCGAAAATGTTTTGCCTGATGAGAGTGGGGCCAGATGGACAGTTTCATGTTGATTCGGCACCGAGAGACTTTATTATTCAACGTTCAAACATTGAAACGTCCAACTCGGCCGACATCCAGCGCTATATATAATGTTCGAACATTCCGTGACGGGTGTGGTTTACCCTGACTATCTGTGCATACATTTCAAAATGGATGCTTTGCATATACCTGTCAAAAATAGCACAATATGCTTGGCTGGACTTTGGGGAGTGCCGGGGCATCTCAGGGGCCACGCGATCACGTGTGGCACGACGGATGTTGTGTCCCGTGTCACCGACAATTGTGCCTGACGGGATTGGCAGCTTGGTTGCCCAATGTAATGGGTTTGCTTTTTGGGAGAAGGAGGGAGTTGTAGGTATGTATTTCATTTGGGAAACTCCTTGGGCGGAACAGTCAGCCCCATTTCTTgatttgttttttttttttgttctgTTTCTGGGACTGTCTTTGTGAACCTTGTCATTATATGGTTCGGCAAACTTTGTGGATATGAACTTAGCAACCCGGAGTCAGGATATGTTAGTTCGAGACCCAACGCCTGTTTTTTTTCCCTACAGCACGCGCGAAATTTTCGAGCCCCTTGCCGTAACGATGCCGTTCTTTCAAGGTTGCAATTTGTGTGTCCAATACACACACATGTGTTATTATCGAAGTTCTTTTTATCTCCCTTATAGAATCTATCTTTACTCAGCTCGGGCCTAGCTCGGGGATTGTACCATTATCATCTATGCGGGGGGAGATAAATGGAATGGAAACCATCATGAATTCGAAGGGCGTACATTCCAAGAACTGCCGACTTTTTTTGTCTTGCGCATAACAGATTCGTATCTTCTTGACATGTAAGAAACAAAAGGCCCATAACCCATTTGGTACTGGAGACCAGGACCTCTCGGCTTGCGTGAATCCACGACTGTATGTAGACTGGGATTCCCAAGTTCTACCCCGCTTTCTTCTCCTTCGTCTTGCGCAATTTGGGGTCCTACCTACTTGCAGTACAAGCGCCGGACCCGATCAGGCTGCCAATTTACGTTTGTATTGTATTATAATATCCATCCTCACCCCCCGTTCTGGACGGATATCTCGCCGAGATCATCTAGATCTCGTTCTTCGGGTGTAAGGATCGTGGTTCCGCAACGAGGCAAAGGTAATTATTTGTCCAATATTCTCGGTATACTTTCCTGATATGTTCATCGTGTCCAATGTGAGCATTTTTACAACGTGTAGATGTTCGACGTCTAGATGCACGAGAGTTGGAATGTAAAGCCTTTTCTTCTATTCATAAGTTTATCCGTTATATCCTTTTTTCCTGGGAATATGTTTGAACATAATGAATATGGAAAAGGTACAGGCGCAAGTGTATGCAATTGCAGGGACTGAATAGAGGGTGTATAGCACAAGCTGCGCATCATCAGTCATCATGATCTAGAAGGAGTACGTCGTTCAGGCGAGGGCATATTCTTGATTCGTCATGAAATGCCGAGCGCTCTTCTCGAACGCGTGGGATACATACGCATACACAAAGTTGTCGTAACTAGAACCTTTCAAAACACACGTTTTGGCTCTCGATGCGCACGATAGGCTAGATCTATGCGTACCCGCGGCGATCATTTGTTCTTCTAGATACCTGCCCGTGCATATCGATTAGCGCTATATCGGAAGATGGTAAATGAATTGACGGGAGTCTGTGCCGAGATTGACTTGAACCTGATGGAACATGCGTGGTTAACGGTGAGCGGTGTGATGCACCCTTGGTTCCCCCAATGATGCCTTGGCACAAGACCTCATGTAGTATATTTTTAGGGCCGATTCAGATCTTGGTCTCTAAAGTAGCGTCCAGAAGTGTGTATTCAATGACTTGTACGTACAAACACCCTGGCGAGAACATCACTCTGGGGGTTCGGGGATCCCCCGAAAAATGTTCTGGTCCGTCCTGAGTATCAGCAGGTCTAATTAACAGGTCTACAGCTGCCACACACACCGCTTTTTTGGAGGGTCCCCATTGCTTTCGGGGTCTCGGTTGTCACAGACACGCGTTTGTTGACAGCAGCTGGACCTGATCATCATTTCAAATAGACGCGTTGCGCGGTAATCGGGACTGTAAGAGTTAGACGCTTGGATTGTGTGGGTGAGCGTGTGCCGAGGCGTCGTTTTTTAGCCTTTGCGAAAGATACGAGGCTCTGCAAGTTACATTGGCACAATTCAGTTCTTTTCAAGTTTTTTGCGAATAGAGGTCAAGCACCCACAAGGTTTATTGCTGAACACACGAGGTATCTCGTCTTGTGCATTTGGATGGAGGCAGTCTGCATGTGGTGTCTATTGGTGGGTCTAGACATCTTGAGGCAAGTATCACGACTTGAGCCTTGTATTGAATAAAAATATCACACTTCTGAATCTTCGGCGTTCATTCTGATCAAGTCGATTAAACAATGGTATTGCCTCAGAATGCGATTGGCAAAGGGGTATACAATTATTTGATATCACGGATCATGGTGAATTCAATTACTGCTTCCTATAATGTGATTATCCGGGACCGAAGGGTCACTGGGCTTGTCCTTGTCGATTGCAATACCGACAAATGTGGGAAACCTAAATAGAGAGGTTGAAAACCAGTGCTAATCGCCCGACACTGTTCCTCACCTTGGTACTCCATCACGAGTCAGTTCTTGGAAGCGATATGTTACAATGGTCCCGACTTTGGGCGGTACACGGCGTTGTTTATCGGTCAATCCTGACCCAACGCTAAATTTCTGAATCCTCGGGGTTAGTTGGAGCGTTGACTAATAATGAACGAATGCCGATTACCTTGCCAGATGCCATTACGCATTTAAGGGCGCCTGTCACACCTTTGTGCTTGCCTTTGCCGGGTTCGTACCCAACCACTTCGGCCTCTCCATCATAAAACGTCTACGATGACTGTATTCAGACAAGCTAGAAACCAAAATCTCGCCGACTCACCTTGACTTTAAGGAGTGAAGACGAGCGTTTCCCCTCGTATTCACTTCCCGGTTGGCGCAGCATAACTCCTTCGCCTCCATCATGCTCCACGTCCTTGAGAGTCTCCAGAAGATGATCCCTGGACTTGCACATGGTCTGTTCAACGACATTTACTTGAGGAATGTTTTGAAAGTGTTTCTTTAGATAGGTAACACGTTCTTCGAATGGCTCCGACCCACGGGAGGGGATGTCGAATATCTAATAAAAGTTGAACTATGTAGAAGCTAGAGTGAAGTATTGGGCATACCTGGAAGGTAATATTCTTCCAGTGAGGAGAATTGGCAGTCTTGACGATTGACACTGTGTCCTGAAATTTCCCGCGCCCTCCGAAGAGCTGTAGAATGCCAAGTTTAGCACATGTGAACCGATGCAAACCCTGTGAAAAGGTTACCTCTCCATCCAATGTAACATCCTTAGGAAGACCTAGGGTTTTAATTAATATGAGTTTGGGAACTATTGGATTAAACTTACGGTCAAGAAACTCCTGCGGGGGTGTGAACGGATTGCCGAGCCGACTCCACATTTTCTTTCCGTCATAGTAAACACTACAAAATCATTAATTGGGAGCTGCAGTTTGGAATGAATATCTCTTACCGAACGCCATCTAACTTTTCACTCATCCACCATCCAGTGGGGTCGCATCCCGTTGCTAAATCCCACTTGACCGCCAGCAGTAGTTGAGGGACGGTCTTGGTACTGCCACCTCCATTTCCACTCGAATTTGCACCATCCTTCTTGGCTCGTTTGGAAGGCCGACTGTCCTTGCATGAAGGCGAGTTGGAGCCATCGGGGTTCTTGAGTTTCGCACGGGCTGCTTCATACTCTTCTCCCAGAATACTTTTAATATGTTTGCATGAGCGGGCGTTGACAGGGACGCCGCCTTGGTTGCGCCATGCGGGGCAGGTGCAGTAGTAATGATCCCAAGTACGCTTGATCTTGTAGGTGGAAGAGCTAATACCAATTAATCTCGAGAATTCGGACCTATCTTTGAGTGACTCACCTGGTTTGACTCTTGGCTTCGCGCTCTTCTCCATCGCGCATGTACACTTTTGGTTTTATCCCGTTGATTTCCGCAAGGTCGTCGGCATCTGTGGCTGGTGTATCTTGGTTGATGTTCGCGGCGTCCTCATTGTCAGCGGAAGCTTGGGGTACGTCCTCGTCGTTCTTCTGATCCTCGGCAGGTTCATCGTCGGAATATTTACGTTTACTAGCGCGTGTAGATCGTGTTGAACACCCTGAAGGAGCGGATGAGTTGCTGCTGGGTGGTAAACTAGCTTTCTTTGTGCTCTGGGTCCTGTCAGCCGGTTTGGGTGCAGGTTTGTTGGACGAGGTTCGCGCGACCTCGTATGCGTCACCCAAAAGCTCCTTCAAGTGCTTGCAAGTCCGTAGTTCTACCTTGACGCCACTCTGAGTGAATTTTCCCGTTCAGAATGGCTATCAACTTGGCGTTTAACCGGATTACTGACCTGATTTCTCCAGGCGGGACCTGGATAAATGTTCCATTACTTATTAGATGCGCCAGAAGCAGAGGTTGCGAAATTTCTTACAAGAACAGTAGTAGTGGGTATCAGTGCGCTTGGTGGTATACTTGGACCTGTACACAATATAGGTCACGAGCACTACGCATGATATAGCATACTTACCTCGATTTTGAAGAGCCGGTTACTTCGACCGATTCGCCATCAGCCAAAAGTCTTTTTGGTATCTCTCCGCCAGGTAGAACTGCCAATGGGTCGGACatggtggttgggaacaGTGGCTTTGTTGGGGTGCTACGCCCGTATTCAATCCCATAGTCTCAGTTCGGGCATCCTGGCCGTGCTCATCATGTTGATCCACAAGAAGGTCACGTGGATATTTCGTAGCAAATGACTCCCCAAATCAATCAAAGGTAAAAGTCCAGCACACACACGGCCCCGAAAAACGTAAGCAACTTTTGGATAATTTGTCCTCCATACGTATCCTCTTTCCCTCGAATAGCTCACCAAATATAGGAATGGATATCAGCTTATAACCCAGATTCTGGTGTATGCGAGAGCGGGCATACTGTGTCGAATGTCAATTGTTATACCTGATACCCGATTTGCGATACTCATGGTATTGTCGGAATATGTACTCGTAGCCTTATACACTTATTGGAAGAAAACAgagaagaaaaaagaggTGTTGGGCATACTTAGGATTGCCTTATCAGATGCTCTATGTGCGTCTGCTACCAATTCGTCCAAGTCGAACTTGCCGTGGCTTACAGTTGACCGTGGATATACTATGTTTGGTTGCTTGATTGATAAGCGGCCAAATATGCAATAATGATCATGCACGTCGAAACACTATACATCAGTCGTCAGGCTAAGAACCAAACCCCGACTGGGCGCCTTGGGAGCTTCTCGTGGATGAGACGTATGTTACGGTCTCTCTATGTTACTGTTTTACCTATGCACGCGAATATGATCCAGAGTCGAGTTCAAAGTTTGCCTGTCTGCTCTACGCCGTCGTCATCAAGGTCTCAAATGTCTCGTGGAGTTCAAGCTCTCAAAATTAACAGACGCGACCCCTCCTAGCTCCGCTGCATATGGGGTAAATTTGTCATTGCTAGAAAAGAACAGGTCCGGGGGAACCGGGAAATATAAGATCTTAAGAGTACCCGGCATCGTGTTGCCACGCCCTCATCGACTCCTTACCCGAACAACTCATTTTTTTCCACTCCTTATTTTTCTGTAAGATGCGCACTTCGCTTTCTTTTGTGGTGTTGCTCGCCGTATCAGCCAATGCGGCTCGTCGTTCCTCTCATTTGCATGCGGCCCAGCGAATGCACCGACGTGCACCAAATAGCGATAAAAGTGGGATACCTTTCCAACAACCGTGCAAACTCATCGTGCTGAAAGCTCCGTTTACAGAGATCGTCGTACAAATGTTCGGCTGGAACTGGAATAGTATTGGAGATGAATGCGTTCAGTTTCTCGGCCCTACCGGTGTCGGATTTGTGCAGGTCAACCCTCCTCAAGAGCATCTAGCCGGCGACCAATGGTGGGTGGATTACCAGGTAGTCAGTTATCAACTCCAGTCAAAGCGAGGGTCACGCGCTGAGTTTGCGGGGATGATCAACAAATGCAAAGGGGCGGGTGTAAAAGTCATGGTTGGTATGTGACAAATCTACTCCAAAATGGAACCTTGGCTAATGTTTCCCAAGACACCATATGGAATCATATGGCTGGTGTTGACAACGGTTAGTTGAACTCCCGTGAGGCTTTCTGATTATGGCTGAATTTTTTGAAAGGCGTTGGGACTGCTGGAACTCGTAAGATAGCCCTAAGCTCATCCCAACTACGGGTCTAATAGTTGCAATATAGAATTCAGCCACTATAATTACCCTGGCTTGTATCAGTGGAATGTGAGTGTATCTGCAACAACGAATTGACCGCGTTCTCACCGATATAAAACAGGATTTCCACCATTGCGGTATGTAGCTTGACGGTATTTCAACGGTCATGAATTTACAGAACTCGTGTTCCATACAGGATTAACCAACAATGATGATATTCGTAAGCGGGACACATGGTGATGATATATATATGCTGACTGCCTATTAAGAAAACTGGGGCGATACCGAGCAAATATGGAACTGCGAACTATCCAACCTAGCAGAGTGAGTCAATTTCCGTCACAGAGTTCATTCTCTCAAACACACACACAGTCTCAACTCCAACTCGGAATACGTCCAAGGCAAGCTTGCGGAATTCACCAACGACTTACTCAGCCTAGGTGTTGATGGGTTGCGCTTGGATGCAGCGAAGCGTGAGCATCTAAGATGATAAGTAGAGCTACGAGCTAAGCAATCACAGATATTCATCCATGGGATATTGGCCAGGTTATAAACCGGCTCTCGCGTAAACCAGACTATATCACGCAAGAGATTGTCGATACCTCTGGCTCTATGGTCGGCATGTATACTGGTATCGGTGATATCCAAGAGTACGAAAGATTCGTGCATATAGATTTTCTCGATACTTAATTGGCCTTGTCTCAGGTTCCGCTATTCTGAAGCGCTGAGGGACGCATTTAATTGGAACGGAATTGCAGGATTGAGAGGAATCGAAAATCGGGGTGGGTAACCATTGTATCCAACCAGAACCTATCCTGATAGTATTGGTATAGGGTGGTTGGCATCCAACTTAGCCAACGTCTTTGTGACAAACCATGATCAGGAACACGACGGAGCTGTCCTTTCGTATAAATCGGCGAGCAATACCTATACTCTGGCTCACGTTTTTATGCTGTGAGTCGGACAATATTACTTCCCCTATTTATCTGGTCTCACTAGATAAGGTTTTAGATCTTATCCCTACGGCACCCCAACTATCCTTTCCAGTTATACTTTTAATGACAAAAATGAGGGTGCTCCAAACGGCTGTAGGTACTTAGCTGCATGATAAGATAATACATATCAATATTGATGGAACCAGCATACGGAACTTGCTACGGTGCGGGAGGGGTGAACAACTGGTGCGTTTTTCTTACAAACTATGCTATGAAAAACACTAAAGGGTCCACCTCAGGTTGTGCCAACACCGCTGGACTCCTATCGCCGGAATGATTGGGTTCTACAATCAAGTTggcaacgctggtttgaccAATTGGGCACAAGGATCCAACCAGCAAATCGCGTTTGGTCGTGGTAGTGTTGGGTTTGTTGCTATCAACAACGAGAATTGGGAGTGGACGTCGACTTTCCAGACGTCCCTCCCGAGcggtacttactgcgacGTGGCAAGTGGGAAGAAGGAAGGCAACAACTGCACTGGAGGAAGGTACGATGATCACTTTTGGCCGCATTACCATCCATATTTAACTGatttcttttttgtttgtCGAACGTAGTGTTGCAGTCTCTAATGGCTCATTTACCGTGACCATCCCCGGTCGCAGTGCAGTTGGCTACCATACTGGCGCCAAGTATTGATTTACTTACATTGCTCTAATTACGCATCATTTTGGTTACTCCACTGGCAATGGCGTTTGATTTCGAACTCGCTTACAGTAGATATTAGGGTATTAATACTTAATCAATATATTCCAATCCTCGTCGCTATATGGGCGATCAGATGTCAGGCCTAAATAATGAGAGAACGTAGTATTGTATTTATCTGTATTACTATATCAGAGGGAGCAACATCCCTATCGGAACTGGTATATAGAGTTGTACGGAGCTTACACGTGCAGTTCACACTTGCGCCGTGCCCGGGCTGTCTCGCGCGCATATATCCTCATCGCCTATTTCTTTCCTCATCCCCCCTGATTCAGTCCACGAAACGAGGACTTCGGGTCTTTGCTGCTGGTTAATAGCATTATGGGATAAAATTTCCCGCAGATCCCAGGGCATGCATGCAAACTGATAGATATACACTATAATAAAGTCTCAAGTGTTCACTAGATTACCAATCCCATATGCAGCGCACGGCTTTAAAATCTGTTTCATCGGGCCTAACGAACCTCCGTTCATTtattatttttatttttatttctGCACGTTTTCATTAGAAACTGTTCTATACACACTTACCAAATCATTCAACTTTGAGCTTGGAAGTACTCAAGTCGTCTAGCTTATGTGTGCTTTTGTAGCTCCCTGTGCCAAAGGAAGAAAGGAGCTATTTAGTGAAGGAGAGTACCCAACGATtcctttgaaggcatctgtTCTATAAATTCAGTCAAAATAGCGTTACTTCTTGGCCATGGTTCAGAGTCAGATTGTTCACAAATGAAAGGAGGCACGACTGGCTAACGTCTGCCATCACCTAATAGATTTTTGGTAGAGCGAGTTTGGTTTGTCACGGAAAGTAAACAGGGCCGATAGTTAAGTAGGGGAGTAATTTCACCATTGCGGAAAGAATGCTCGGTTCTCCGGGAATTATAGATCGTAGATAATAGGTTTGTCCATTCGCTCTCATGGCGTAGCTCGGCCTTAATAATTGAGCCCCCAGTTAACATAGAAGCACGTATCATACAAACAGTTCTTCGGAAGTTAATTCAAACGATCCTCGCGTGTTTCAATGATGTCACGTGTATTCGCCGTCTCTGAAAGGAAACCAAGGGTCCAGACGTATCGCGTATATAATATCGAAGGTGCGTTCGGGCTGTCCTCCCAACGTCTGTTTGCTTGTTTTATCATTCTTTTGCATTTCATTCTTTTTCTCGATGTTCACTCGTACTTCACTCGCGTCTCTTACCCTCCTTGCTGTCTCGGCGAATGCTACTCGTAACTGCTCTGGCTCTGATGCGCCCTTGGGAATACATAGACGGAGTCCGAATAATGACAATAGTGTGTACCCAGGTCCATGAAAGAGCTACAATCTAACTCTCGGACTCTGCTATCTGCCAGAGGTTTTGGTACAAATGTTTGGCTGGAACTGGAAGAGTATCGCCGCTGAGTGCGAATCCTTCCTGGGACCAGCAGGTGTCGGCTTTGTCCAAGTCAATCCTCCCCAGGAACATTTAAGTGGTGACCAGTGGTGGGTAGACTACCAGGCAGTCAGCTATCAGCTTCAGTCAAGGCGTGGTTCGCGCTCCGATTTTGCGGAAATGGTTGGTCGTTGCAAAAGCGTAGGCGTAAAGGTCTCGGTTGGTGTGTACATATCCAATTCAGGTTATAAACGTACACTCACTAGCAAAAGATATGATATGGAATCACATGGCCGGAGTGGAGAATGGTGAATATATCTAAGATAGAAGCGTATCTTTTTTGGACTGTGCTCATGATCATTTTATAGGTATTGGTAACGCTGGAACTCGTAAGTTTAGACCTTTGCCTTAGCGAACCGCTTCAAATCGATGTGTCACAGACTTCAGTCACTACAACTACCCTGGGTTATTTAGTTGGAACGTAAGTCTTTCATAGCTCACTTGATACGTTTATTGACTAGCTTACGCAGGATTTCCACCATTGCGGTACGTTTGTAAGATATATACTGATAGCCTACTAATGGAGCTATCTTCATTAGGAAAGACCAATAATGATGACATCCGTGAGTGGTTCGGCAGGGCAGTCAAAAGGCATTGATGCTAAATGGCTCTTTAGAAAACTGGGGCGATCGTGACCAGATTTGGAACTGCGAATTGGTCAATCTCGCCGAGTGAGTCTGAAACTACAACGTGTTTATGTGTGCTAAGTCGTAGAATAGCTTGAATACTAGATCAGTTTATGTGCAAGACAAACTTGCTGCCTTCACGAACGACCTTCTCACTCTTGGCGTCGATGGATTACGCCTTGACGCGGCAAAGCGTAAGATCGTTCACCCCAATTTTTCCCATATCTCAGTCAGCCTATGTAGACATGCACCCCGATGATATTCGTGCGATTATGGGCAAACTTTCCCGCCGACCACTCTATGTTTCCCAGGAGATCGTCGATACTGAAGGGTCTCTAGCTGGCATGTACACCGACATCGGTGATGTTCAAGAGTATGGATATCGTATATGCACTATACACCCAATACTAACACCAGCCTAAACTAGATTCCGGTACCCAGAGGCACTAAAGGCTGCATTCATATCAGATGGAATCGCCGGACTTCGTGGGATTGAGAACCGAGGGTGGTTGCCATCCAATTCGGCCAACGTCTTTGTGACGAATCATGACCAAGAGCGAGGGGGTAGCGCATTGACTTATAAGTCAGGCAATACGTATACGTTAGCCCATGTTTTCATGTTGTAGGTCACTATTTTTATCAGCACGGGTTCTTTTTTGCCAAGGTGTCTCACCACGTAGGTCATTAGGTCCTATCCCTATGGCACTCCAACTATTCTTTCCAGTTATGAATTCAATGATAGCAATGCGGGAGCTCCTAATGGTGGTAGGTGGTCGTGTATATTTCAAGTTTACTTGATTTATTGATTTCAACTGCAGCATATGGTACCTGCAATGGTGCCGGGGGTTCTAATGGCTGGTGCGTCCCCAGCTGTTGCTTTTGCTAAGAGCGTTAACAAAACCCACGTTAGGCTATGTCAACACCGTTGGAATGCTATCGCTGGTATGATCAGATTCTACAACCAAGTTGGCACTGCCGACTTGAACAATTGGGTACAAGAATCCAATCAGCAAATCGGATTCGGACGCGGAAGCACGGGTTTTGTAGCCATAAATAACGAAGACAGAGAGTGGGCGCGTACTTTTCAGACATCACTCCCAAGTGGTAGCTACTGTGATGTGGTGAGCGGTAGGAAAAGTGGTGGTGACTGCACCGGCGGAAAGTAAGCA encodes:
- a CDS encoding alpha-amylase, whose translation is MRTSLSFVVLLAVSANAARRSSHLHAAQRMHRRAPNSDKSGIPFQQPCKLIVLKAPFTEIVVQMFGWNWNSIGDECVQFLGPTGVGFVQVNPPQEHLAGDQWWVDYQVVSYQLQSKRGSRAEFAGMINKCKGAGVKVMVDTIWNHMAGVDNGVGTAGTQFSHYNYPGLYQWNDFHHCGLTNNDDIQNWGDTEQIWNCELSNLADLNSNSEYVQGKLAEFTNDLLSLGVDGLRLDAAKHIHPWDIGQVINRLSRKPDYITQEIVDTSGSMVGMYTGIGDIQEFRYSEALRDAFNWNGIAGLRGIENRGWLASNLANVFVTNHDQEHDGAVLSYKSASNTYTLAHVFMLSYPYGTPTILSSYTFNDKNEGAPNGSYGTCYGAGGVNNWLCQHRWTPIAGMIGFYNQVGNAGLTNWAQGSNQQIAFGRGSVGFVAINNENWEWTSTFQTSLPSGTYCDVASGKKEGNNCTGGSVAVSNGSFTVTIPGRSAVGYHTGAKY
- a CDS encoding alpha-amylase; protein product: MFTRTSLASLTLLAVSANATRNCSGSDAPLGIHRRSPNNDNKVLVQMFGWNWKSIAAECESFLGPAGVGFVQVNPPQEHLSGDQWWVDYQAVSYQLQSRRGSRSDFAEMVGRCKSVGVKVSVDMIWNHMAGVENGIGNAGTHFSHYNYPGLFSWNDFHHCGKTNNDDIQNWGDRDQIWNCELVNLAESVYVQDKLAAFTNDLLTLGVDGLRLDAAKHMHPDDIRAIMGKLSRRPLYVSQEIVDTEGSLAGMYTDIGDVQEFRYPEALKAAFISDGIAGLRGIENRGWLPSNSANVFVTNHDQERGGSALTYKSGNTYTLAHVFMLSYPYGTPTILSSYEFNDSNAGAPNGAYGTCNGAGGSNGWLCQHRWNAIAGMIRFYNQVGTADLNNWVQESNQQIGFGRGSTGFVAINNEDREWARTFQTSLPSGSYCDVVSGRKSGGDCTGGKVTISNGSFTVTVPARTALAYHTGAKS
- a CDS encoding ATP-dependent DNA ligase, yielding MSDPLAVLPGGEIPKRLLADGESVEVTGSSKSRSKYTTKRTDTHYYCSCPAWRNQSGVKVELRTCKHLKELLGDAYEVARTSSNKPAPKPADRTQSTKKASLPPSSNSSAPSGCSTRSTRASKRKYSDDEPAEDQKNDEDVPQASADNEDAANINQDTPATDADDLAEINGIKPKVYMRDGEEREAKSQTSSSTYKIKRTWDHYYCTCPAWRNQGGVPVNARSCKHIKSILGEEYEAARAKLKNPDGSNSPSCKDSRPSKRAKKDGANSSGNGGGSTKTVPQLLLAVKWDLATGCDPTGWWMSEKLDGVRVYYDGKKMWSRLGNPFTPPQEFLDRLPKDVTLDGELFGGRGKFQDTVSIVKTANSPHWKNITFQIFDIPSRGSEPFEERVTYLKKHFQNIPQVNVVEQTMCKSRDHLLETLKDVEHDGGEGVMLRQPGSEYEGKRSSSLLKVKTFYDGEAEVVGYEPGKGKHKGVTGALKCVMASGKKFSVGSGLTDKQRRVPPKVGTIVTYRFQELTRDGVPRFPTFVGIAIDKDKPSDPSVPDNHIIGSSN